Part of the Dehalococcoidia bacterium genome is shown below.
ATTGGGAAAGGAAAGCGCCGAACGGATCATGTACGTTTGAAGAAGACCCGGGTGCATATAGGAATAGTGAGTCACTTGAACCAACAATGGATGCTAGTGCTGTAACTCCATCAATTTTTACGCTTATTGCAGAGGATTTTTCCATAAATTAATACTCCGCATTACTCAATAAGGCTGGATTCCCCTCTTCAGGCATCACTTCTGCTGCATTTAAGGCACAAGCAAGCATTGAATAATAGCCTGCAGTAGCCGTTAAATCAGTCACTGATTTTATGCCTAACTTTTCTTTAGCCTTTAGAAAAACCTCATCGGGTATTCGTGAATTCCTCAAAAGATTACTCACATAATTAAAGACAAGAGCCTCATCTTCAAGTAATCCTTCTGGGGCTTTATTCTCTCGTATTGCTTCTATTGCTTCAGCACGAACACCTTCGCTTTCAGCTATTGGCTGGTGTGCAGTCCACTCGTATTGGCAATTCCAAGTACGCGCTACAGTCAAAATTGCAATTTCACGCATTTCTGGGCTCAATGTTGTTTCAAATCTGATGTATGTACCAACGTGCGCAATACGTTCGGCGACATCAGGGCTATTTAGTAATACTAGAAATGGACCACTTACGTTGCCTCGACTACCTGCGACATAGTCAAAGTGAGGTAAATCTTCCTTAGGTAGGCTTTCTCGTGTAACTTTGGGTAATCGAGACATCTCAATCTCCTATTTTTTAGAATATGATGCTGGAGTCGGTATTTTTTCGTATATTTGCATGCGCATTATAGGCGGAAGAATAATTTTATTTCCTAATGGGGGTGAATTTTGCCCAAAATGACTGCTGGACAAGCCTTGATTCAATCACTTTACCGTGAAGGAATCCGAGTAATTTTTGGAGTGCCTGGTGTGCAGATGTATCACGCCACGGACCCAATTATTGACCAACCTGGGATGAAATTTATTTCTGTGAGGCATGAGCAGGCTACTGCGTATATGGCTGATGGTTTTTCTCGTGCAGGTGGCGGTATTGGTACTGCGCTTGTTGTCCCAGGTCCTGGATTGCTCAACGCATCAGCAGCCATAGGGACTGCATATGCAGCATCCTCACCTATTTTAGTGATATCTGGTCAAATCCAGAAAGACTTGATAGGAGTTGATAGGGGGATATTGCATGAAGTAAATGACCAGATGGATACGATTCGCCCTATAACTAAAGCTGCATACCGAATTATGGAGGCGGATGAAGTTCCAATTGTCGTTCATGAAGCTTTTAAGCAGCTCAGGACTGGTAGGCCTAGGCCTGTAGAAATTGAAATACCTCCTGAAACATTGGCAGAGATTGCGGATATTGATTTGCTGGAGCCGGGCAATTACAAGCGTTTACCCGCAGATCTAGCAGATATTCAATTA
Proteins encoded:
- a CDS encoding carboxymuconolactone decarboxylase family protein, translated to MSRLPKVTRESLPKEDLPHFDYVAGSRGNVSGPFLVLLNSPDVAERIAHVGTYIRFETTLSPEMREIAILTVARTWNCQYEWTAHQPIAESEGVRAEAIEAIRENKAPEGLLEDEALVFNYVSNLLRNSRIPDEVFLKAKEKLGIKSVTDLTATAGYYSMLACALNAAEVMPEEGNPALLSNAEY